One part of the Solea solea chromosome 1, fSolSol10.1, whole genome shotgun sequence genome encodes these proteins:
- the LOC131465395 gene encoding myosin-7-like, translating to MGDAVMAEFGPAAAYLRKSDKERLEAQTRIFDMKKECFVPDAEVEYVKASVTSRDGEKVTVNTEFGKTVTVKECDVHPQNPPKFDKIEDMAMFTFLHEPAVLFNLKERYAAWMIYTYSGLFCVTVNPYKWLPVYNQEVVAAYRGKKRSEAPPHIFSISDNAYQYMLSDRENQSILITGESGAGKTVNTKRVIQYFASIAAAPGLKKDAASEKKGTLEDQIIQANPALEAFGNAKTIRNDNSSRFGKFIRIHFDNRGKLASADIETYLLEKSRVTFQLKAERDYHIFYQILSQARPELLEMLLITNNPFDYAFISQGETTVASINDAEELMATDDAFDVLGFTQEEKNGIYKLTGAIMHYGNMKFKQKQREEQAEADGTEDADKVAYLMGLNSADLIKGLCHPRVKVGNEWVTKGQSVAQVYYAVGALSKSVYEKMFMWMVVRINNSLETKQPRQYFIGVLDIAGFEIFDFNTFEQMCINFTNEKLQQFFNHHMFVLEQEEYKKEGIEWTFIDFGMDLQACIDLIEKPMGIMSILEEECMFPKASDATFKAKLYDNHLGKSGNFQKPRVVKGKPEAHFSLVHYAGTVDYNIYNWLVKNKDPLNETVVGLFQKSNMKILGILFAGYAGADSAQDGGGKGKGSKKKGSSFQTVSALHRENLNKLMTNLRSTHPHFVRCIIPNETKTPGAMENPLVMHQLRCNGVLEGIRICRKGFPNRILYGDFKQRYRILNPNAIPEGQFIDNKKAAEKLLGSLDIDHSQYKLGHTKVFFKAGLLGRLEEMRDDRLALIITGIQARSRGLLARIEFQKIVERRDALLVIQWNIRAFMGVKNWPWMKMYFKIKPLLKSAETEKEMANMKEEFIKLKEAYAKSEARRKELEEKMVSLLQEKNDLQLQVQSEQDNLGDAEERCEGLIKSKIQLEAKIKELTERLDDEEEMNADLTAKKRKLEDECSELKKDIDDLELTLAKVEKEKHATENKVKNLTEEMAALDEIIAKLTKEKKALQEAHQQTLDDLQSEEDKVNTLTKAKVKLEQQVDDLEGSLEQEKKIRMDLERAKRKLEGDLKLAHESIMDLENDKQQIEERLKKKDFEINQLNSKIEDEQAMSAQLQKKLKELQARIEELEEELEAERAARAKVEKQRADLARELEEISERLEEAGGATSAQIEMNKKREAEFQKLRRDLEEATLQHESTAATLRKKQADSVADLGEQIDNLQRVKQKLEKEKSELRLELDDVVSNMEHIVKTKNNLEKMNRSLEDQMNEYKTKAEEGHRVINDFTMQKAKLQTENGELTRQVEEKDSLVSQLTRGKQSYIQQIEDLKRQLEEEVKAKNALAHAVQSARHDCDLLREQYEEEQEAKGELQRGMSKANSEVAQWRTKYETDAIQRTEELEEAKKKLAQRLQDAEEAVEAINAKCSSLEKTKHRLQNEIEDLMVDVERSNAAAAALDKKQRNFDKVLAEWKQKYEESQSELESSQKEARSLSTELFKLKNSYEEALEHLETMKRENKNLQEEISDLTEQIGEGGKSIHELEKIRKQLEQEKSDIHTALEEAEASLEHEEGKILRAQLEFNQIKADIERKLSEKDEEMEQAKRNQQRTVDTLQSSLEAETRSRNEALRIKKKMEGDLNEMEIQLSQANRQAAEAQKQLKSVHAHLKDAQLQLDESMRANDDMKENIAIVERRNNLLQAEVEELRGALEQTERSRKLAEQELLDVSERVQLLHSQNTSLINQKKKLEGDTSQLQTEVEDAVQECRNAEEKAKKAITDAAMMAEELKKEQDTSAHLERMKKNMEQTIKDLQHRLDEAEQIAMKGGKKQVQKLEARIKELENELEVEQRKSSDSIKGIRKYERRIKDLTYQTEEDRKNLARLQDLVDKLQLKVKSYKRTAEEAEEQANTHLTKFRKSQHELDEAEERADIAESQVNKLRAKSRDVGSKKGHDEE from the exons ATGGGGGATGCTGTCATGGCAGAATTTGGGCCTGCTGCCGCTTATCTTAGGAAGTCCGATAAGGAGCGTTTGGAGGCCCAGACTCGTATATTTGACATGAAGAAGGAGTGTTTTGTTCCTGACGCTGAGGTTGAGTACGTCAAGGCTTCCGTAACTAGTCGTGATGGTGAAAAAGTCACTGTTAACACTGAATTTGGAAAG ACTGTGACAGTGAAGGAGTGTGATGTCCACCCTCAGAACCCGCCAAAGTTTGATAAAATTGAAGACATGGCCATGTTCACTTTCCTCCATGAGCCCGCTGTGCTGTTTAACCTCAAAGAGCGTTACGCAGCATGGATGATCTAT ACCTACTCTGGCCTCTTCTGTGTGACTGTCAACCCCTACAAGTGGCTGCCAGTCTATAACCAAGAAGTGGTTGCTGCctacagaggaaagaagaggagtGAAGCTCCTCCTCACATCTTCTCCATCTCTGACAATGCCTACCAGTACATGCTGTCAG acagagaaaaccagtCAATCCTTATCAC TGGAGAATCTGGTGCTGGAAAGACTGTCAACACCAAACGTGTCATTCAGTACTTTGCCAGCATTGCAGCTGCCCCAGGTCTAAAGAAAGATGCTGCCTCAGAAAAGAAG GGAACCCTGGAGGATCAAATTATCCAGGCTAACCCAGCTCTGGAGGCCTTTGGTAATGCCAAGACCATCAGGAATGATAACTCCTCTAGATTT GGTAAATTTATCAGAATTCATTTTGACAACCGAGGAAAGTTGGCCTCTGCTGACATTGAGACTT ACCTTCTGGAGAAGTCTCGTGTGACCTTCCAGCTTAAAGCTGAGAGGGACTACCACATTTTCTACCAGATCTTGTCTCAGGCAAGGCCTGAACTTCTGG AAATGCTGCTCATCACCAACAACCCCTTTGACTACGCCTTCATCTCTCAAGGAGAAACAACTGTAGCTTCCATCAATGATGCTGAGGAGCTGATGGCCACTGAT GACGCCTTTGATGTGCTGGGCTTCACTCAAGAAGAGAAGAATGGTATTTACAAACTGACTGGAGCCATTATGCACTATGGTAACATGAAGTTTAAGCagaagcagagggaggagcaggCGGAGGCTGATGGCACTGAGG ATGCTGACAAAGTTGCATATCTGATGGGCCTGAACTCTGCTGACCTCATCAAAGGTCTCTGTCACCCAAGAGTCAAAGTAGGAAATGAGTGGGTCACCAAGGGGCAGAGCGTTGCCCAG GTGTACTATGCTGTTGGTGCACTGTCAAAGTCAGTGTATGAGAAAATGTTCATGTGGATGGTTGTGAGAATCAACAATTCTCTGGAAACCAAACAGCCTCGTCAGTACTTTATTGGTGTACTGGACATTGCTGGGTTTGAAATCTTTGAT TTCAACACTTTTGAGCAGATGTGCATCAACTTCACCAATGAAAAACTGCAACAGTTTTTCAACCACCACATGTTTGTGCTGGAGCAAGAAGAGTACAAGAAAGAGGGCATTGAATGGACTTTCATTGATTTTGGTATGGATTTACAGGCCTGTATTGACCTCATTGAGAAG CCCATGGGTATCATGTCCATCCTTGAAGAGGAGTGCATGTTTCCCAAAGCCTCTGATGCTACTTTTAAAGCTAAGCTCTATGACAACCATCTGGGGAAATCTGGCAACTTCCAGAAGCCCAGAGTTGTCAAAGGGAAACCAGAGGCCCATTTCTCATTGGTTCACTATGCTGGTACTGTTGATTACAACATTTATAACTGGCTGGTGAAGAACAAGGATCCCCTGAATGAGACTGTGGTTGGCCTTTTCCAGAAGTCAAACATGAAAATTTTAGGCATCCTTTTTGCTGGGTATGCAGGGGCTGATTCAG ccCAGGATGGTGGTGGGAAGGGCAAAGGTAGCAAGAAGAAAGGTTCATCCTTCCAGACTGTATCAGCTTTGCACAGG GAGAATCTGAACAAGCTGATGACCAATTTGAGGTCTACTCACCCTCACTTTGTGCGCTGCATCATTCCCAATGAGACAAAGACTCCTGGGGCCATGGAGAATCCCTTGGTGATGCACCAGCTGCGCTGTAACGGTGTGCTGGAGGGCATCAGGATCTGCAGGAAAGGTTTCCCCAACAGGATCCTCTACGGAGATTTCAAACAGAG ATACCGTATTTTGAACCCCAATGCCATTCCTGAGGGACAGTTCATTGACAACAAGAAGGCTGCAGAGAAACTGTTGGGTTCACTGGATATTGACCACAGCCAGTACAAATTGGGGCACACCAAG GTGTTCTTCAAAGCTGGATTGTTGGGTCGCCTAGAGGAGATGCGAGATGACCGGCTTGCACTCATTATTACGGGTATTCAAGCCCGGTCACGAGGTCTTCTGGCAAGAATTGAATTCCAGAAGATTGTGGAACGCAG GGATGCACTGCTTGTGATCCAGTGGAACATCCGTGCCTTCATGGGGGTCAAGAATTGGCCCTGGATGAAGATGTACTTCAAAATCAAGCCCCTGCTGAAGTCAGCAGAGACTGAGAAGGAGATGGCCAACATGAAGGAGGAGTTTATCAAACTGAAAGAGGCTTACGCAAAATCAGAGGCCCGTAGGAAGGAACTTGAAGAAAAAATGGTTTCTCTTCTCCAAGAGAAAAATGACCTACAGCTCCAAGTTCAGTCT GAGCAAGACAATCTTGGTGACGCCGAAGAAAGATGTGAGGGCCTGATCAAGAGCAAGATTCAGCTGGAGGCAAAAATCAAAGAGTTGACTGAAAGGctggatgatgaggaggagatgaaCGCTGATCTGACTGCTAAGAAGAGGAAGCTGGAGGATGAGTGCTCTGAGTTAAAGAAAGACATTGATGACTTGGAGTTAACTCTGGCTAAAGTGGAAAAAGAGAAGCATGCCACTGAGAACAAG GTAAAGAATCTGACTGAAGAGATGGCGGCTCTGGATGAAATCATTGCCAAGTTAACCAAGGAGAAGAAAGCCTTACAGGAGGCTCACCAGCAAACACTGGATGATCTGCAGAGTGAAGAAGACAAAGTCAACACTCTGACCAAGGCCAAAGTCAAGCTGGAACAGCAAGTGGATGAT CTTGAAGGATCTCTGGAACAAGAGAAGAAAATACGTATGGATCTTGAGAGAGCAAAGCGAAAGCTTGAAGGAGACCTGAAGTTAGCACATGAGAGTATCATGGATCTAGAAAATGATAAACAGCAAATTGAAGAGCGGCTGAAAAA GAAAGATTTTGAAATAAACCAACTTAACAGCAAAATAGAAGATGAACAAGCAATGAGTGCCCAGCTCCAGAAAAAATTGAAGGAGCTGCAG GCTCGCATTGAAGAGCTTGAGGAAGAGCTTGAGGCAGAGCGAGCTGCAAGAGCCAAGGTGGAGAAGCAGAGAGCAGACTTGGCcagagagctggaggagatCAGTGAGAGGTTGGAGGAGGCTGGTGGAGCAACCTCTGCCCAGATTGAGATGAACAAGAAGAGGGAGGCTGAGTTTCAGAAACTCCGCAGAGACCTTGAAGAGGCCACTCTGCAGCATGaatccactgctgccacactcagGAAGAAACAAGCTGACAGCGTCGCTGACCTAGGAGAGCAGATAGACAACCTGCAGAGAGTCAAGCAGAAACTGGAGAAGGAAAAGAGTGAGCTCAGACTGGAGTTGGATGATGTTGTCTCCAATATGGAACATATTGTGAAGACAAAG AATAATTTGGAGAAAATGAACAGGTCTCTGGAAGATCAGATGAATGAATATAAAACCAAGGCGGAAGAAGGACACCGTGTCATCAATGACTTCACCATGCAGAAAGCAAAACTTCAAACTGAAAATG GTGAACTTACAAGGCAGGTTGAGGAAAAAGATTCTCTGGTATCTCAGCTCACCAGAGGAAAACAGTCCTACATTCAACAAATTGAAGACCTTAAAAGACAACTGGAGGAAGAAGTCAAG GCCAAGAATGCATTAGCACATGCAGTGCAGTCTGCTCGCCATGACTGTGACCTTCTCAGAGAGCAGtatgaggaggagcaggaggccaAGGGCGAACTGCAGCGTGGCATGTCCAAGGCCAACTCTGAGGTGGCTCAGTGGAGAACAAAGTATGAAACTGATGCCATCCAGAGGAccgaggagctggaggaggccaA AAAAAAGCTGGCTCAGCGTCTGCAGGATGCTGAGGAAGCTGTTGAAGCAATAAACGCTAAATGTTCCTCTCTGGAGAAGACCAAACACCGACTGCAGAATGAGATTGAAGATCTCATGGTGGATGTAGAGAGgtctaatgctgctgctgctgctctggacaAGAAGCAAAGGAACTTTGACAAG GTCTTGGCAGAATGGAAACAGAAGTATgaagagtcacagtcagagctAGAAAGCTCTCAAAAGGAAGCCAGGTCTTTGAGCACTGAGCTCTTCAAACTGAAGAACTCCTATGAAGAAGCTCTTGAACATCTGGAGACCatgaagagagaaaataagaaTCTGCAGG AGGAAATATCTGACCTCACTGAACAAATTGGTGAGGGAGGAAAAAGTATTCATGAGCTTGAGAAGATTAGAAAACAACTGGAACAAGAGAAGTCAGACATACATACAGCTCTGGAGGAGGCAGAG gCCTCTCTGGAGCATGAGGAAGGAAAGATTCTCAGAGCCCAGCTGGAGTTCAATCAGATCAAAGCTGACATTGAGCGCAAACTGTCTGAAAAAGATGAAGAGATGGAGCAAGCGAAGAGAAACCAACAGCGAACCGTGGACACTCTTCAGAGCTCTCTTGAGGCGGAGACTCGCAGCAGAAATGAGGCCCTGCGcatcaagaagaagatggagggagacCTCAATGAGATGGAGATCCAGCTGAGTCAAGCCAACAGGCAGGCAGCTGAGGCCCAGAAACAACTTAAATCTGTTCATGCACATCTAAAG GATGCTCAGCTTCAGCTTGATGAGTCTATGCGAGCTAATGATGATATGAAGGAAAACATCGCCATTGTGGAGAGACGCAACAACCTGCTCCAGGCTGAAGTGGAAGAACTTAGGGGTGCTCTGGAGCAAACCGAGAGGAGTCGCAAACTTGCTGAgcaagagctgctggatgttaGTGAGAGGGTGCAGCTTCTGCACTCACAG AACACCAGCCTGataaatcagaagaagaagctggaggGTGACACTTCCCAGCTTCAGACAGAGGTTGAAGATGCTGTGCAGGAGTGCAGAAATGCTGAAGAGAAGGCCAAGAAGGCCATCACTGATGCTGCCATGATggcagaggagctgaagaaaGAGCAGGACACCAGCGCTCACCTGGAGCGTATGAAGAAGAACATGGAACAAACCATCAAAGACCTGCAGCACCGTCTGGACGAAGCTGAGCAGATCGCTATGAAGGGGGGCAAGAAGCAGGTGCAGAAGCTCGAGGCCAGG ATCAAAGAACTAGAAAATGAACTTGAGGTTGAACAAAGAAAGTCCAGCGATTCTATCAAGGGAATACGTAAATATGAGCGGCGAATCAAAGACTTGACCTATCAG ACGGAGGAGGATCGGAAGAATCTCGCCCGTCTGCAAGATTTGGTAGACAAGCTGCAGCTTAAGGTCAAATCTTACAAGAGAACTGCAGAGGAGGCT GAGGAACAGGCCAACACTCATCTTACCAAGTTCCGCAAGAGTCAACATGAGCTTGATGAAGCTGAGGAGCGAGCTGACATTGCCGAGTCTCAAGTTAACAAGCTACGTGCTAAGAGCCGTGACGTGGGATCAAAG aAAGGACACGATGAGGAGTAG
- the LOC131465419 gene encoding tripartite motif-containing protein 16-like codes for MAQQENQLDRDRICCSICLDPLKDPVALSCGHNYCMNCIKNHWDTEDGKMVYSCPLCRETFAPRPKLMKNTMLEDLVEEVKKTGLQAAPADHCYAGAEDVACDVCTVRKLKALKSCLVCLASYCEEHLQPHYQSPPLKKHNLLDPSKKLKENICPCHDEVMKMFCRTDQQCICYLCSVEQHKGHDIVSAAAERTHRQKELGLIVKEIQQGLVDRDVDVMVLEQQVRAVNRSADKAVKDNEKIINEVMHLLQKISSDVKLQIRSQQKTELSRVRDLQEKLWQEITELKRREDELKQLSLTQDHNQFLFNYHSLSALSPSTHSSSINVCPPRYFEDMTAAVSEFMGQLQDVLTETWNHNSPTENQVDVFLSQPEPKTRAEFLRYSQEITLDPNTANTYLLLYGGNRKVKVMKEEQSYSSRPDRFTDVCQVLSRESLTGRCYWEVEWRVSVGVAVTYKNISRTGDSDECVFGLSDKSWVFYCLHDRCYLAHNRISTKVSDNLSSRVGMYLDHSAGILSFYSVSDTMTLLHRVQTTFTQPLYAGVRLYYYYPGITAKFCELK; via the coding sequence ATGGCGCAGCAAGAAAATCAGCTGGACCGAGACAGAATCTGTTGTTCGATCTGTTTGGATCCACTGAAGGATCCAGTGGCTCTTTCTTGTGGACACAACTACTGTATGAACTGTATTAAAAACCACTGGGACACAGAGGACGGGAAGATGGTCTACAGCTGCCCTCTGTGTAGAGAGACCTTCGCACCAAGGCCTAAACTGATGAAAAACACCATGTTGGAAGATTTAgtagaggaggtgaagaagactGGACTCcaagctgctcctgctgatcactgctatgctggagctgaagatgtcGCCTGTGATGTCTGCACAGTGAGGAAACTGAAAGCTCTCaagtcctgtttggtttgtttggcctcttactgtgaggaacACCTCCAGCCTCATTATCAATCAcctccattaaaaaaacacaacctgctGGACCCCTCCAAGAAGCTGAAGGAGAACATCTGCCCTTGTCACgatgaggtgatgaagatgttctGCCGCACAGATCAGCAGTGTATCTgttatctctgctctgtggaacAGCATAAAGGCCACGACATagtctcagctgcagcagaaaggACACACAGGCAGAAAGAGCTGGGGCTGATTGTAAAAGAAATCCAGCAGGGACTTGTGGACAGAGATGTAGATGTGATGGTGCTTGAACAGCAGGTGAGGGCTGTCAATCGTTCTGCCGATAAAGCAGTGAAGGACAATGAGAAGATCATCAATGAGGTGATGCATCTCCTGCAGAAAATAAGCTCTGATGTGAAACTCCAGATCAGATCCCAACAGAAAACTGAATTGAGTCGAGTCAGAGATCTTCAGGAGAAGCTGTGGCAGGAGATCACTGAgctgaagaggagagaagatgaactgaagcagctctcactcacacaggacCACAACCAGTTTCTCTTCAACTACCACTCACTGTCAGCGCTCAGTCCTTCTACACACTCATCCAGCATCAATGTCTGTCCTCCGAGATACTTTGAGGACATGACAGCAGCTGTGTCAGAGTTCATGGGTCAACTACAGGATGTCCTGACTGAGACATGGAATCATAACTCACCGACAGAGAATCAAGTGGACGTTTTTCTGTCACAACCAGAGCcaaagaccagagctgaattcctcagatattcacaggaaatcacattggatccaaacacagcaaacacatatCTGTTATTGTATGGGGGAAACAGAAAAGTAAAAGTCATGAAAGAAGAACAGTCTTATTCTAGTCGACCAGACAGATTCACTGATGTGTGTCAGGTCCTGAGTAGAGAGAGTCTGACTGGCCGTTGTTACTGGGAGGTTGAGTGGAGAGTTAGTGTTGGTGTTGCGGTCACATACAAGAATATCAGCAGGACAGGAGACTCAGATGAATGTGTATTTGGATTAAGTGACAAATCTTGGGTATTCTATTGTTTACACGACCGTTGCTACTTGGCTCACAACAGGATCAGCACTAAAGTCTCAGATAATTTGTCTTCCAGAGTAGGCATGTACCTGGATCACAGTGCAGGTATTCTGTCCTTCTACAGTGtctctgacaccatgactcTCCTCCATAGAGTCCAGACCACATTCACTCAGCCTCTCTATGCTGGAGTtcgtctttattattattatcctggAATCACAGCCAAATTCTGTGAACTGAAATAG